Proteins encoded by one window of Thermoplasmata archaeon:
- a CDS encoding winged helix-turn-helix transcriptional regulator, giving the protein MAELRESEKLEFKKTTAELRQSVVSLASMLNKHGHGTVFFGIQNDGAVCEYFTIGADTTRDISQAVRENIRPKVLPSISVEEYQGKDVIKVVAEGTEAPYTAYGRYYIRSDDEDLIMNNDQLLTILESHSSGTDRWETRSSGHTVDCIDEKVLIEYINKCNDKGRLDFMYRDMMDTLRHLRLIYKDDILNNAGYYLFSTDRPLTLKTAVYNTDEMLSFADIGEIRGNIRQCVDEGISYIKRRMSWSAEIVGTRREEIPEVPVRSIREVVVNSFAHMRYETQPFNEIYLTPSEICVFNPGPMADNCDPESFASGEKRSVLRNPIIAEILYYEGTTDKFGTGFRRIFDECGKEGVRYRYDNTDQGFMFRFIRRSQQMTVPRSVLTAEESEILQLMRADPHISVREITERTGMSTGVVNGLVTSLKNKGVLKREGARKNGFWIIESSMTIDNTN; this is encoded by the coding sequence ATGGCGGAACTGAGGGAATCCGAGAAATTGGAATTCAAGAAGACGACGGCGGAACTGAGGCAGAGCGTCGTATCCTTGGCATCCATGCTGAACAAGCACGGGCACGGGACCGTATTCTTCGGTATCCAGAACGACGGTGCCGTATGTGAATACTTCACGATAGGTGCAGATACGACCCGCGACATCTCTCAAGCAGTCCGCGAGAACATCCGCCCCAAAGTCCTTCCCTCCATAAGCGTGGAAGAATACCAGGGGAAGGACGTCATAAAGGTCGTAGCCGAGGGGACAGAGGCGCCGTATACGGCATACGGCCGCTACTACATCCGTTCGGATGACGAGGACCTGATAATGAACAACGATCAGCTCCTCACGATATTGGAATCCCACAGCTCAGGAACGGACAGATGGGAGACCAGATCCTCCGGGCATACCGTCGACTGCATAGATGAGAAGGTCCTCATCGAATATATCAATAAATGCAACGACAAAGGACGCCTTGATTTCATGTACCGTGACATGATGGACACCCTCAGGCATCTGAGGCTCATCTACAAGGATGATATACTGAACAATGCAGGCTACTACCTGTTCTCCACCGACAGGCCGCTCACCCTAAAGACCGCCGTATACAACACGGACGAGATGCTATCATTCGCTGACATAGGCGAGATCCGTGGAAACATCAGACAGTGCGTGGACGAAGGGATATCATACATCAAGAGAAGAATGTCCTGGAGCGCAGAGATCGTCGGCACCAGAAGGGAGGAAATCCCGGAGGTCCCGGTGAGATCCATCAGGGAGGTCGTCGTCAATAGCTTCGCCCATATGAGGTATGAGACGCAGCCCTTCAACGAGATATACCTCACACCCAGCGAGATCTGCGTGTTCAATCCGGGCCCGATGGCCGACAACTGCGACCCAGAATCCTTCGCCAGCGGAGAGAAGCGTTCGGTCTTGCGCAATCCGATCATCGCCGAGATTCTATACTACGAGGGAACAACAGACAAATTCGGAACAGGTTTCCGCAGGATATTCGACGAATGCGGGAAGGAGGGAGTAAGATACCGTTATGACAACACGGATCAGGGATTCATGTTCCGCTTCATCCGCAGATCCCAGCAGATGACGGTCCCCAGATCGGTGCTGACCGCTGAGGAATCCGAGATACTGCAGCTGATGAGAGCGGACCCGCATATCTCGGTAAGGGAGATCACCGAGAGGACAGGCATGTCCACAGGGGTCGTGAACGGTCTGGTCACATCCCTGAAGAACAAAGGGGTACTGAAACGCGAAGGGGCACGGAAGAACGGATTCTGGATTATCGAAAGCTCGATGACCATCGATAATACGAACTGA
- a CDS encoding DUF89 family protein, which produces MGKDPYHDLKVRADDVAERFMDLAQRYVDSSEDKLRACLMVSVIGNIMDFGTPGGIDTPEEFEAVFQKLIDQGLGLDNSDRIEAVLDRPGTIVYLFDNCGESQLDRILIRYLRSRGKRVVGVVRGEPILNDVTREDAIRSGLDKELDLMLDTGTFYVGLDWRCVPDDVMREIEGCDIIIAKGMGNFESLSEEDLPVPIAHVLRTKCGPVADSIGVPQNVNVVFVRGRILTCR; this is translated from the coding sequence CTGGGGAAGGATCCCTATCATGACCTGAAGGTCAGGGCGGACGATGTGGCGGAGAGGTTCATGGACCTTGCACAGAGGTATGTCGATTCCTCGGAGGACAAGCTGAGGGCATGTCTGATGGTCTCCGTGATAGGGAACATCATGGACTTCGGGACCCCGGGAGGGATCGATACTCCTGAGGAGTTCGAGGCGGTCTTCCAGAAGCTGATAGACCAAGGATTGGGATTGGATAACTCCGACAGGATCGAAGCGGTACTGGACAGGCCCGGGACGATCGTCTATCTGTTCGATAACTGCGGCGAGTCGCAGCTAGACAGGATCCTGATAAGATACCTTCGCTCACGCGGCAAGAGGGTTGTAGGTGTCGTGAGGGGAGAACCCATACTGAACGACGTCACCAGGGAGGATGCGATCCGTTCCGGATTGGATAAAGAATTGGATCTGATGTTGGATACTGGCACATTCTATGTCGGTCTTGATTGGAGATGCGTTCCCGATGACGTGATGAGAGAGATAGAAGGGTGCGACATCATCATCGCCAAGGGCATGGGGAACTTCGAATCCCTGTCGGAGGAGGATCTGCCCGTACCGATAGCCCATGTGCTCCGCACCAAATGCGGGCCTGTGGCGGATTCGATAGGCGTACCGCAGAATGTCAACGTAGTATTCGTTCGCGGACGAATCTTGACGTGTCGGTAA